A section of the Saccharopolyspora gregorii genome encodes:
- a CDS encoding MerR family transcriptional regulator gives MRRAGFGGSPASAGRREAGVVERAPGEDAAAEGSKPFPETALPDELVGYRGPAACQIAGITYRQLDYWARTKLVGPSIRGAAGSGSQRLYSFKDILVLKVVKRLLDTGVSLHNIRVAVEHLRHRGVEDLARITLFSDGTTVYECTSAEEVVDLLQGGQGVFGIAVSGAMREITGTIHEFPAERADGAEPDEPVADELSRRRDRRIG, from the coding sequence ATGCGACGAGCCGGGTTCGGTGGTTCGCCGGCTTCGGCCGGGCGGAGGGAGGCAGGCGTGGTGGAGCGAGCACCTGGCGAGGATGCCGCCGCGGAGGGGTCGAAGCCGTTCCCGGAGACCGCGCTGCCGGACGAGCTCGTCGGCTACCGCGGCCCCGCGGCGTGCCAGATCGCCGGGATCACCTACCGGCAGCTGGACTACTGGGCGCGCACCAAGCTGGTCGGGCCGTCGATCCGCGGCGCCGCCGGTTCCGGGTCGCAGCGGCTGTACTCGTTCAAGGACATCCTGGTGCTCAAGGTCGTCAAGCGGCTGCTGGACACCGGGGTCTCGTTGCACAACATCCGGGTCGCGGTCGAGCACCTGCGCCACCGCGGGGTGGAGGACCTGGCCCGCATCACGCTGTTCAGCGACGGCACGACGGTCTACGAGTGCACCTCCGCCGAAGAGGTCGTGGACCTGCTGCAGGGCGGCCAGGGCGTGTTCGGCATCGCGGTCAGCGGCGCGATGCGCGAGATCACCGGCACCATCCACGAGTTCCCCGCCGAGCGCGCCGACGGTGCCGAGCCGGACGAGCCGGTCGCCGACGAGCTGTCGCGGCGCCGGGACCGCCGCATCGGCTGA
- the garA gene encoding glycogen accumulation regulator GarA, with product MSQNDGPGGVPPEQSPETTSVFRPFLSEPESTESATPEPAASGVDALPAGAALLVVKRGPNAGSRFLLDRETTSAGRHPDSDIFLDDVTVSRRHAEFRREGNDFVVVDVGSLNGTYVNREPVDTSVLANGDEVQIGKFRLVFLTGPIDDQGR from the coding sequence GTGAGCCAGAACGACGGGCCCGGCGGCGTTCCGCCGGAGCAGTCACCGGAGACCACCTCGGTCTTCAGGCCGTTCCTCTCGGAGCCGGAGAGCACCGAGAGTGCGACCCCGGAGCCAGCGGCCTCCGGGGTCGATGCGCTGCCCGCCGGGGCTGCCCTGCTGGTGGTCAAGCGCGGCCCGAACGCCGGGTCGCGGTTCCTGCTCGACAGGGAGACCACCAGCGCCGGACGCCACCCGGACAGCGACATCTTCCTCGACGACGTGACGGTGTCCCGTCGGCACGCCGAGTTCCGGCGAGAGGGCAACGACTTCGTCGTCGTCGACGTCGGCAGCCTCAACGGCACCTACGTCAACCGGGAACCGGTGGACACCTCGGTGCTGGCCAACGGCGACGAGGTGCAGATCGGGAAGTTCCGGTTGGTGTTCCTGACCGGTCCCATCGACGATCAGGGCCGCTGA
- the gcvP gene encoding aminomethyl-transferring glycine dehydrogenase, whose protein sequence is MTTEDRIPLAALEHGTPFADRHVGPLPAELARMLDVIGVGSLEELGQSAVPDGIRERDLQLALPEPATEAEALQQLRDLARLNSPHTEMIGLGYYPTITPPVIRRNVLESPAWYTAYTPYQPEISQGRLEALLNFQTMVADLTGVPVANSSMLDEATAAAEGMTLVRRAGRAKSPRFVVDADVLPQTLAVLRTRAEPLGIEVVVADLSAGASALPDGEFFGALLAYPGASGVVRDHQAVIDEVHERGGMVVVSADLLALTVLRAPGELGADVVVGTTQRFGVPMGFGGPHAGYMAVRKGIERQLPGRLVGVSVDADGNQAYRLALQTREQHIRREKATSNICTAQVLLAVVAGMYGVYHGPAGLRAIAKRAHRMAAVLAERLRRGGVRIVHAEFFDTLVAEVPGRAAEVVRAARDGGINLRHIDDDHVGVSCDETTTREALVRVAEAFGIAGGSLAGIDELDAETDDALPTALLRTSEYMTHPVFHAHRSETSLLRYLRRLSDSDVALDRSMIPLGSCTMKLNATAEMEPITWPEFAELHPFAPAQDATGLLEIVHDLERWLAEITGYHSVSLQPNAGSQGEFAGLLAIRAYHHSRGAAARDVCLIPASAHGTNAASAVMAGLRVVVVRCDDQGNIELDHLREVVDQHRDDLAAIMITYPSTHGVYEDTVEQVCGLVHEAGGQVYVDGANLNALIGLARMGEFGSDVSHLNLHKTFCIPHGGGGPGVGPIGVREHLAPFLPNHPLQPAAGPETGVGPISAAPWGSASILPISWAYVRMMGSDGLRRATLTAVAAANYVARRLDEHFPVLYTGSGGFVAHECILDLRPLTKASGVTVDDVAKRLADYGLHAPTMSFPVAGTLMVEPTESENLAELDRFCDAMIAIKGEIDKVAGGHWPADDNPLVHAPHTAASLAGPWEHAYSRAEAAYPMGTGAPKVWPAVRRIDGARGDRNLVCSCPPLSAYEG, encoded by the coding sequence ATGACGACCGAAGACCGCATCCCGCTGGCCGCCCTGGAACACGGCACTCCGTTCGCCGACCGCCATGTCGGGCCGCTGCCCGCTGAGCTGGCCCGGATGCTCGACGTGATCGGCGTCGGCTCGCTGGAGGAGCTGGGGCAGTCGGCGGTGCCCGACGGCATCCGCGAGCGGGACCTGCAGCTGGCGCTGCCGGAACCGGCCACCGAAGCCGAGGCGCTCCAGCAGCTGCGCGACCTGGCCAGGCTGAACAGCCCGCACACCGAGATGATCGGCCTGGGCTACTACCCGACGATCACGCCGCCGGTGATCCGGCGCAACGTGCTGGAGAGCCCCGCCTGGTACACGGCGTACACGCCGTACCAGCCGGAGATCTCGCAGGGCAGGCTCGAAGCGCTGCTGAACTTCCAGACCATGGTGGCCGACTTGACCGGCGTGCCGGTCGCGAACTCGTCGATGCTCGACGAGGCCACCGCGGCGGCCGAGGGCATGACGCTGGTGCGCCGTGCGGGCCGGGCCAAGTCGCCGCGGTTCGTGGTGGACGCCGACGTGCTGCCGCAGACCCTCGCGGTGCTGCGCACGCGGGCGGAACCGCTGGGCATCGAGGTCGTGGTGGCGGACCTGTCCGCGGGCGCGTCGGCGCTGCCGGACGGCGAGTTCTTCGGGGCGCTGCTGGCCTACCCGGGTGCCTCCGGGGTGGTCCGCGACCACCAGGCGGTCATCGACGAGGTGCACGAGCGCGGCGGCATGGTGGTGGTCAGCGCCGACCTGCTCGCGCTGACGGTGCTGCGCGCCCCCGGTGAGCTGGGCGCGGACGTGGTGGTGGGCACGACGCAGCGCTTCGGCGTCCCGATGGGCTTCGGCGGCCCGCACGCCGGCTACATGGCGGTGCGCAAGGGCATCGAGCGGCAGTTGCCCGGCCGGCTGGTCGGGGTGAGCGTCGACGCGGACGGGAACCAGGCCTACCGGCTGGCGCTGCAGACCCGCGAGCAGCACATCCGCCGGGAGAAGGCCACCAGCAACATCTGCACCGCCCAGGTGCTGCTCGCCGTGGTGGCGGGCATGTACGGCGTGTACCACGGTCCCGCCGGGCTGCGGGCCATCGCGAAGCGGGCGCACCGGATGGCGGCGGTGCTGGCCGAGCGGCTGCGCCGCGGCGGGGTGCGCATCGTGCACGCCGAGTTCTTCGACACCCTCGTCGCCGAGGTCCCCGGCCGGGCCGCCGAGGTGGTCCGCGCCGCGCGGGACGGCGGCATCAACCTGCGCCACATCGACGACGACCACGTCGGCGTCAGCTGCGACGAGACCACCACCCGGGAAGCGCTGGTGCGGGTCGCGGAGGCGTTCGGCATCGCCGGGGGCTCGCTGGCCGGCATCGACGAGCTGGACGCCGAGACCGACGACGCGCTGCCGACCGCGCTGCTGCGCACCTCCGAGTACATGACGCACCCGGTTTTCCACGCGCACCGCTCGGAGACCTCGCTGCTGCGCTACCTGCGCCGCCTGTCCGACTCGGACGTGGCGCTGGACCGCAGCATGATCCCGCTGGGCTCCTGCACGATGAAGCTCAACGCGACCGCGGAGATGGAGCCGATCACCTGGCCGGAGTTCGCCGAGCTCCACCCGTTCGCGCCCGCCCAGGACGCCACCGGCCTGCTGGAGATCGTGCACGACCTGGAGCGCTGGCTGGCCGAGATCACCGGGTACCACTCGGTGAGCCTGCAGCCGAACGCGGGCAGCCAGGGCGAGTTCGCCGGGCTGCTGGCCATCCGCGCCTACCACCACAGCCGTGGTGCGGCGGCGCGGGACGTGTGCCTGATCCCGGCGAGCGCGCACGGCACCAACGCGGCCAGCGCCGTGATGGCCGGGCTGCGCGTGGTCGTGGTGCGCTGCGACGACCAGGGCAACATCGAGCTCGACCACCTGCGCGAAGTCGTCGACCAGCACCGCGACGACCTCGCCGCCATCATGATCACCTACCCGTCCACGCACGGCGTGTACGAGGACACCGTGGAACAGGTGTGCGGGCTGGTGCACGAGGCGGGCGGCCAGGTCTACGTGGACGGCGCGAACCTGAACGCGCTCATCGGCCTGGCGCGGATGGGCGAGTTCGGCTCCGACGTCTCGCACCTGAACCTGCACAAGACGTTCTGCATCCCGCACGGCGGCGGCGGTCCCGGCGTCGGCCCGATCGGGGTGCGCGAGCACCTGGCGCCGTTCCTGCCGAACCACCCGCTGCAGCCCGCCGCGGGACCGGAGACCGGGGTGGGGCCGATCAGCGCCGCGCCGTGGGGCAGCGCCTCGATCCTGCCGATCTCCTGGGCCTACGTGCGGATGATGGGCTCCGACGGGCTGCGGCGGGCGACGCTGACGGCCGTCGCCGCGGCGAACTACGTGGCGCGGCGGCTCGACGAGCACTTCCCGGTGCTCTACACCGGCTCCGGCGGGTTCGTCGCCCACGAGTGCATCCTGGACCTGCGGCCGCTCACCAAGGCCTCCGGCGTCACCGTGGACGACGTGGCCAAGCGGCTCGCCGACTACGGGCTGCACGCGCCGACGATGTCGTTCCCGGTGGCGGGCACGCTGATGGTGGAGCCGACCGAGAGCGAGAACCTCGCCGAGCTGGACCGGTTCTGCGACGCGATGATCGCCATCAAGGGCGAGATCGACAAGGTCGCCGGCGGCCACTGGCCCGCCGACGACAACCCGCTCGTGCACGCTCCGCACACGGCGGCCTCGCTGGCCGGGCCGTGGGAGCACGCCTACAGCCGGGCGGAGGCGGCCTACCCGATGGGCACCGGGGCGCCGAAGGTGTGGCCCGCGGTGCGCCGGATCGACGGGGCGCGCGGGGACCGGAACCTGGTGTGCTCGTGCCCTCCGCTTTCGGCCTACGAGGGCTGA
- a CDS encoding bifunctional nuclease family protein, protein MSSEMRVVGVRVELPANQPILLLRETEGERYLPIWIGSVEATAIALEQQGVRPARPLTHDLLKDVIGALGRDLEQVRITDLQEGTFFAELIFDGDVRVSARPSDSVALALRIGVPIHADESVLDEAGLIIPDEQEDEVEKFREFLDSVSPEDFRGADT, encoded by the coding sequence ATGAGCAGCGAAATGCGCGTCGTCGGCGTGCGAGTGGAACTACCAGCCAACCAGCCGATCCTGCTGCTGCGCGAGACCGAGGGCGAGCGGTACCTGCCGATCTGGATCGGATCGGTGGAGGCCACCGCGATCGCGCTGGAGCAGCAGGGCGTGCGACCCGCCAGACCCCTCACCCACGACCTGCTCAAGGACGTCATCGGCGCCCTCGGGCGGGACCTGGAGCAGGTGCGGATCACCGACCTGCAGGAGGGCACGTTCTTCGCCGAGCTCATCTTCGACGGGGACGTGCGGGTCTCGGCGCGGCCGAGCGACTCGGTGGCGCTGGCGTTGCGGATCGGGGTGCCGATCCACGCCGACGAATCGGTGCTGGACGAAGCCGGGTTGATCATCCCGGACGAGCAGGAGGACGAGGTCGAGAAGTTCCGGGAGTTCCTGGACTCGGTCTCGCCGGAGGACTTCCGCGGCGCGGACACCTGA
- the gcvH gene encoding glycine cleavage system protein GcvH: MAPDGIKYTQEHEWVRRTGDDTARIGITDYAQQQLGDVVFVQLPEVGETVEAGGGIGEVESTKSVSDIYAPLAGEIVARNDKLDQEPELVNSDPFGDGWMIEIKLSDPAAIDGLLSESDYQGIIDQG, translated from the coding sequence GTGGCCCCGGACGGGATCAAGTACACCCAGGAGCACGAGTGGGTGCGGCGCACCGGCGACGACACCGCGCGCATCGGGATCACCGACTACGCCCAGCAGCAGCTCGGTGACGTGGTGTTCGTGCAGCTGCCCGAGGTGGGCGAGACCGTCGAGGCCGGTGGCGGCATCGGCGAGGTGGAGTCGACCAAGAGCGTCTCCGACATCTACGCCCCGCTGGCGGGGGAGATCGTCGCCCGCAACGACAAGCTCGACCAGGAGCCGGAGCTGGTCAACTCCGACCCGTTCGGCGACGGCTGGATGATCGAGATCAAGCTCTCGGACCCGGCCGCGATCGACGGACTGCTCAGCGAGAGCGACTACCAAGGCATCATCGACCAGGGATGA
- a CDS encoding HesB/YadR/YfhF-family protein has product MLTISESAAEVIKVVLAGGDSPEGSGLRIAPVADEAGQAELQASIASEPQGDDQVLEESGARVFLEPQAASLLGDKVLDAERDDNGELNLAVRD; this is encoded by the coding sequence ATGCTCACGATCAGCGAGAGCGCAGCCGAGGTCATCAAGGTCGTGCTGGCCGGCGGTGACTCGCCCGAAGGATCGGGGCTGCGCATCGCCCCGGTCGCGGACGAGGCCGGGCAGGCCGAGTTGCAGGCGTCGATCGCCAGCGAGCCGCAGGGAGACGACCAGGTGTTGGAGGAATCCGGTGCCCGGGTCTTCCTCGAACCGCAGGCGGCGTCGCTGCTGGGCGACAAGGTGCTCGACGCCGAGCGCGACGACAACGGCGAGCTGAACCTGGCCGTCCGGGACTGA